The following coding sequences lie in one Musa acuminata AAA Group cultivar baxijiao chromosome BXJ1-8, Cavendish_Baxijiao_AAA, whole genome shotgun sequence genomic window:
- the LOC135587138 gene encoding large ribosomal subunit protein uL3c-like, which translates to MEVSLMSSTRCSSFSPSPTWKPSVSLLARPALLSLRSSSLCPLGPLSSSRDLLSRRHGGRRVTVMSMEAGIGVMGTKLGMMTYFEPDGTVVPVTVVGFREGNIVAQVKTAATDGYDAVQVGYRRVRDRKLTKPELGHLEKAGAIPMRHLQEFRLQSVDGFEPGQRLVVEDIFKEGDLVDVSGNSIGKGFQGGIKRHNFRRGLMTHGSKSHRALGSIGAGTTPGRVYKGKKMPGRMGGTKTKIRKLKIVKIDSELRVVMIKGAVPGKPGNLLRITPAKIVGKNIPKN; encoded by the exons ATGGAGGTGTCGTTGATGAGCAGCACTCGCTGCTCTTCCTTCTCGCCCTCTCCCACCTGGAAACCCTCGGTCTCCCTTCTTGCCCGCCCCGCTCTCCTCTCCTTGCGCTCCTCCTCGTTGTGTCCTCTCGGCCCTCTCTCCTCGTCCAGGGACCTCCTCTCCCGCCGGCATGGCGGGCGGAGGGTGACGGTCATGAGCATGGAGGCGGGAATCGGCGTGATGGGGACCAAGCTCGGCATGATGACCTACTTCGAGCCCGACGGCACCGTCGTCCCCGTCACCGTCGTCGGCTTCCGCGAGGGCAATATCGTCGCCCAGGTCAAGACCGCCGCTACCGATGGCTACGACGCTGTCCAGGTGGGCTACCGCCGCGTCCGTGACCGCAAGCTCACCAAGCCCGAGCTGGGCCACCTGGAGAAGGCCGGCGCCATCCCCATGCGCCACCTCCAGGAGTTTCGACTCCAGTCCGTTGACGGCTTCGAGCCCGGCCAGAGGCTCGTCGTCGAGGATATTTTCAAAGAGGGTGACCTCGTCGACGTCTCCGGCAATTCCATCGGCAAGGGGTTCCAAG GTGGAATCAAAAGGCACAACTTCCGTCGTGGACTGATGACTCATGGTTCCAAGAGTCACAGAGCCCTGGGTTCGATTGGTGCTGGTACTACTCCTGGACGTGTGTACAAGGGAAAGAAGATGCCCGGAAGGATGGGAGGAACCAAGACCAAAATCCGAAAGCTGAAGATTGTCAAAATAGACAGCGAATTGCGAGTGGTCATGATAAAAGGGGCTGTTCCTGGAAAGCCGGGCAACCTTCTCCGAATTACGCCTGCCAAGATTGTCGGGAAAAATATACCCAAGAACTAG